From a region of the Actinopolymorpha singaporensis genome:
- a CDS encoding carboxylesterase/lipase family protein: MDQRRRLLTSIGMRPSRFAMARTLSVALVALVALGAGIAGTATFPAARADATTGQAVVRVDSGPLRGVVTADHRSFAGIPYAAPPVGARRWSAPQPVTRWRQVRDATRPGTSCPQLGPGGSVVGAEDCLYLNVTTPTVGGSRLPVLVWLPGGGFVTGSGSDYDPTRLAVTGGLVVVTVNYRLGALGFLDHPALERTSSDAGNYGLADQRAALGWVQRNIARFGGDPANVTLAGQSAGGYSVCAQLTSPAAAGLFQKAIVQSGPCGNALLTRATALSRGARTAAELGCADPATASACLRALPVSRLVGLGADRVFTSTGRIADLPWVPVAGTPVLPRQPLEALRSGAAARVPLLMGTTRDEMRPFVALDHDAHGLPVTAESYPAELAAAFGDPAAIQARYPSDAYPSPGLALATALTDWGGKLGSCPSLAAADAAVAGMRHPVHVYEFTEDGGARIAGFPLGAPHGAELPYLFDGSFDGPGNPELTPAQQRLARWMIAYWAAFAATGDPDGDRDNAIGGGTGPRWPAYRGDGRVLALASGPDGTAVVDAGQAHHCPFWWSKANP, translated from the coding sequence GTGGATCAGCGCCGACGTCTTCTAACGTCCATCGGCATGAGACCTTCTCGCTTCGCCATGGCCAGAACTCTTTCTGTGGCGCTCGTGGCGCTCGTGGCGCTCGGGGCCGGAATCGCGGGCACCGCCACGTTTCCGGCCGCCCGAGCCGACGCGACGACCGGCCAGGCGGTGGTCAGGGTGGACTCCGGTCCGCTGCGCGGCGTGGTGACGGCTGACCACCGCAGCTTCGCCGGTATCCCGTACGCGGCACCGCCGGTCGGCGCCCGGCGGTGGAGCGCACCACAACCAGTGACACGCTGGCGTCAGGTACGGGACGCCACCCGTCCGGGCACCAGTTGCCCCCAACTCGGCCCCGGCGGATCCGTGGTCGGCGCGGAGGACTGCTTGTACCTGAACGTCACCACACCGACCGTTGGCGGATCGCGGCTGCCGGTGCTGGTCTGGTTGCCCGGCGGCGGTTTCGTGACAGGTTCGGGCAGCGACTACGACCCTACCCGTCTGGCAGTGACCGGCGGCCTGGTCGTGGTCACTGTCAACTACCGGCTCGGCGCGCTCGGGTTTCTGGATCATCCGGCACTCGAGCGCACCAGCTCGGACGCGGGCAACTACGGCCTGGCCGATCAGCGCGCCGCGCTGGGCTGGGTTCAACGCAACATCGCCCGGTTCGGTGGCGACCCCGCGAATGTCACCCTCGCCGGCCAGTCTGCCGGCGGGTACAGCGTCTGCGCCCAGCTCACCTCTCCCGCCGCGGCAGGCCTGTTCCAGAAGGCGATCGTGCAGAGCGGACCCTGTGGCAACGCGCTGCTGACCCGGGCCACCGCGTTGTCGCGTGGCGCGCGTACGGCCGCTGAGCTCGGCTGCGCTGACCCGGCCACAGCGTCGGCGTGCCTGCGGGCGCTCCCGGTCAGTCGCCTTGTCGGGTTGGGCGCCGACCGGGTCTTCACCTCGACCGGCCGGATCGCGGACCTGCCGTGGGTGCCGGTCGCAGGAACGCCCGTGCTGCCGCGCCAGCCGCTGGAGGCGCTGCGGTCCGGGGCTGCGGCCCGGGTACCCCTGCTGATGGGTACCACCCGCGACGAGATGCGCCCGTTCGTGGCGTTGGATCACGACGCCCACGGGCTGCCGGTCACCGCCGAAAGCTACCCGGCCGAACTGGCCGCTGCCTTCGGCGACCCCGCCGCGATCCAGGCGCGGTACCCGTCGGACGCGTACCCGAGTCCCGGTCTGGCGCTCGCGACAGCACTGACTGACTGGGGCGGCAAACTCGGCTCGTGCCCGTCCCTGGCGGCCGCCGACGCTGCTGTTGCCGGCATGCGTCACCCGGTACACGTCTACGAGTTCACCGAGGATGGCGGTGCGCGGATCGCCGGCTTCCCGCTGGGTGCTCCGCACGGAGCCGAACTGCCGTACCTGTTCGACGGCTCCTTCGACGGTCCAGGTAACCCTGAGTTGACACCCGCGCAGCAGCGGCTGGCACGGTGGATGATCGCGTACTGGGCGGCCTTCGCCGCGACCGGCGATCCCGACGGTGACCGCGACAACGCAATCGGCGGCGGCACTGGTCCGCGCTGGCCCGCATACCGCGGTGACGGGCGGGTACTGGCGCTGGCCTCCGGCCCGGACGGCACCGCCGTCGTCGACGCCGGCCAGGCGCACCACTGCCCCTTCTGGTGGTCGAAAGCCAACCCGTGA
- a CDS encoding LLM class F420-dependent oxidoreductase produces MRISINIANFTSPGGPGAISSSLLDLAHAVDESGLDTLWVGDHLIQANPYDTTGEDMLEAYTVLGFLAASTKRVRLGVMVTAVTFRPPSLLIKAVTSLDVLSGGRAWFGIGAGYNEAEARAMGLPLPPAAERFERLEETLRLARHMWSGVETPFEGVHYRLERPTNRPNALSRPHPPILVGGAGEKKTLRLVATYADACNLFDVPGQTELLKRKLGVLAAHCQAVGRPVGEIEKTVSSRLKADDTPAAVAERCAAFAELGIDHLVMIVDGAWTVEDVERLAAVAHLAAHA; encoded by the coding sequence ATGCGTATAAGCATCAACATTGCCAACTTCACCTCCCCTGGTGGCCCAGGGGCCATCAGCTCGTCGCTCCTGGATTTGGCACATGCAGTCGACGAGTCCGGTCTGGACACGCTGTGGGTGGGCGACCACCTGATCCAGGCGAACCCGTACGACACCACGGGCGAGGACATGCTGGAGGCCTACACCGTCCTGGGATTCCTGGCGGCCAGCACCAAACGTGTCCGCCTCGGCGTCATGGTCACGGCGGTGACGTTCCGTCCTCCGAGCCTGCTGATCAAGGCAGTCACCAGTCTCGACGTCCTGTCAGGTGGCCGGGCGTGGTTCGGGATCGGCGCCGGCTACAACGAGGCCGAGGCGCGGGCGATGGGCCTGCCGCTGCCGCCCGCAGCGGAGCGGTTCGAGCGACTCGAGGAGACGTTGCGGCTTGCCCGGCACATGTGGTCGGGTGTGGAAACGCCATTCGAGGGCGTGCACTACCGGTTGGAGCGTCCCACGAATCGCCCGAACGCGTTGTCCCGTCCGCATCCTCCGATCTTGGTGGGAGGCGCAGGCGAGAAGAAGACGCTCCGTCTGGTGGCGACCTACGCCGATGCCTGCAACCTGTTCGATGTTCCAGGGCAGACGGAACTCCTGAAACGCAAGCTCGGCGTGCTCGCAGCGCATTGCCAGGCCGTGGGCCGTCCCGTCGGTGAGATCGAGAAAACAGTGAGCAGCCGCCTGAAGGCCGACGACACCCCGGCAGCAGTCGCCGAGCGCTGCGCGGCTTTCGCCGAGTTGGGAATCGATCATCTCGTCATGATCGTCGACGGAGCCTGGACCGTCGAAGACGTGGAACGCTTGGCCGCCGTAGCCCACCTCGCCGCCCACGCATAG
- the hemC gene encoding hydroxymethylbilane synthase, with translation MTTYLVGSRASNLAKAQVREYLGSLRERFPGVTFTHRVILESGDKDRKSRLSDVPATNRGSAFSSEQEAALSRGDVDVVVHSLKDLPTASPPGLTLLPPPGREDVRDALCGSTLSGLRNGARVGTGAPRRIAQFLAVRPDLELVPIRGNVPPRLKKIEALGLDAVVLAVAGLRRLGLDDAIGELLPLDLFPPSPGQGALGIQVREDSTELREILSTVGDEAVHAQVRAERALLAELHGGCSVPVGAYAQTEPGGFLSLFAQVTSPDGTRRVSGTLSGPVGAPETLGATLAEELIDRGALSILDGCDRRHTAAGCSRPTRS, from the coding sequence GTGACAACGTACCTGGTCGGTTCGCGAGCAAGCAACCTGGCCAAAGCCCAGGTCCGGGAATATCTCGGCTCGCTTCGCGAGCGATTTCCGGGCGTCACATTCACCCATCGAGTGATTCTCGAAAGTGGCGACAAGGACCGAAAATCGCGGCTCTCCGATGTCCCAGCGACCAACCGCGGTAGCGCGTTCAGCTCCGAGCAGGAGGCCGCCCTGAGCAGGGGAGACGTGGACGTCGTCGTCCACTCCCTGAAGGACCTGCCGACAGCAAGCCCACCAGGTCTGACCCTGCTGCCACCCCCCGGCCGCGAAGACGTACGCGACGCGTTGTGCGGTTCAACGCTTTCGGGTCTGCGGAACGGGGCCCGGGTGGGAACCGGCGCCCCTCGGCGAATCGCTCAGTTCCTTGCCGTTCGCCCGGACCTCGAACTCGTTCCGATCCGGGGAAACGTGCCACCTCGTCTGAAGAAGATCGAGGCCCTGGGCCTCGATGCGGTCGTCCTTGCCGTCGCAGGGCTTCGCCGCCTCGGGCTCGACGACGCAATCGGCGAACTGCTGCCCCTCGATCTCTTCCCGCCTTCGCCCGGACAGGGCGCGCTCGGCATTCAGGTCCGAGAAGACAGCACCGAACTCAGGGAGATCCTCTCCACCGTGGGCGACGAGGCTGTTCACGCCCAGGTGCGCGCGGAGAGGGCTCTGCTCGCCGAGTTGCATGGCGGGTGCAGCGTGCCCGTCGGCGCGTACGCGCAGACTGAGCCGGGCGGGTTCCTGTCGCTCTTCGCTCAGGTCACGTCGCCCGACGGCACTCGGCGGGTCTCAGGCACCCTGTCCGGCCCGGTCGGTGCTCCGGAGACGCTCGGCGCCACTTTGGCCGAGGAGCTCATCGACCGGGGCGCACTGTCCATCCTCGACGGGTGCGACCGAAGGCACACCGCGGCTGGCTGTTCGAGACCGACGAGATCCTGA
- a CDS encoding LacI family DNA-binding transcriptional regulator: MALATGLSIKTVSRALRGERNVAEATRKLVEAEADRLGVQVNDVAAGLRRKSQAMTSVGVLLGDFANPFFAQMLKGIDSIAAKHRHLVLTADAQYSAETERNAIRSFLAHRVAGLIIAPSGEDLSYLRTRAPYSPAVVCVDSPPLGAEDRIDSVTTTNFASTKTGVAQLIARGHRTIGYVGHPRSGGGASERWAGYLAALAEAGIKPDQTMIRHDLVTEADAAEAIEQILSQTRPDALMVDNNRLCTGVLQSPAYARLRPELLSFDNFALAAQFGVTVIDSNPYELGRAGAQLLFDRLTNPDRPAQRVQVRAKLVVHADPIY, from the coding sequence GTGGCGTTGGCGACCGGGTTGAGTATCAAGACGGTGTCCCGTGCCCTCCGCGGGGAGCGGAACGTAGCTGAAGCCACCCGGAAGCTGGTGGAGGCCGAGGCTGATCGGCTTGGCGTTCAGGTGAACGACGTCGCTGCCGGCCTGCGCAGAAAGTCCCAGGCAATGACGTCCGTCGGCGTGCTGCTGGGCGACTTTGCCAACCCGTTCTTCGCTCAGATGCTCAAGGGAATCGATTCGATCGCCGCCAAGCACCGACACCTCGTGTTGACCGCTGACGCGCAGTACAGTGCCGAGACCGAGCGGAACGCCATCCGTTCGTTCCTCGCGCATCGGGTTGCCGGGCTGATCATCGCACCCAGTGGAGAAGACCTGAGCTATCTCCGCACCAGAGCGCCATACAGTCCCGCAGTGGTCTGTGTCGACTCCCCTCCGCTCGGCGCGGAGGATCGCATTGACTCGGTTACGACCACGAACTTCGCCAGTACCAAGACAGGCGTCGCACAACTGATCGCCCGTGGGCACCGTACGATCGGTTATGTCGGCCACCCGCGCAGTGGCGGCGGTGCCAGTGAACGCTGGGCCGGGTATCTCGCCGCATTGGCAGAGGCGGGAATCAAGCCGGATCAGACGATGATCAGGCACGATCTGGTGACCGAGGCCGATGCCGCTGAGGCCATCGAGCAGATTCTGTCCCAGACAAGACCTGACGCCTTGATGGTGGACAACAACCGGTTGTGCACCGGCGTTCTCCAGTCACCGGCCTACGCAAGGCTTCGGCCCGAGCTTCTCAGCTTCGACAATTTCGCTCTCGCTGCCCAGTTCGGAGTCACCGTGATCGACAGTAACCCGTACGAGTTGGGCAGGGCAGGTGCCCAACTCCTGTTCGACCGTCTGACCAACCCCGACCGGCCGGCGCAGCGTGTCCAGGTCCGAGCCAAACTCGTTGTCCACGCTGATCCGATCTACTGA
- a CDS encoding transglutaminase-like domain-containing protein — MAETGDWSRHSRYSDPGRFASLLDAVPTDIPGLSAVARNVIVHYRASGHELPAATRKDVNSRWLAAMLETDQKRHGKPLTEFREPTERVQGCCRDHTLFCVGVLRQHGIPARSLVGFSDYSGQGYSNDHVIVEAYDARLERWVRFDPEIPEPMDGLPTPHDVPAGADAPFRTAAEVWKGCRTGSLNPNQFGTGPGSELGGMWFIHNYVLLQLAHRYGDELLLWDWWGAMSLPGGPDDATLELLDDLADQLISVGSTGPPADSNSPDVLLRERYRGDKRLHPGRSVTQYSPYGDAPITANLVEPEQAG, encoded by the coding sequence ATGGCCGAGACGGGCGACTGGAGCAGGCATTCGCGGTACTCCGACCCAGGTAGGTTCGCGTCGCTGCTGGACGCCGTGCCCACCGACATACCGGGCTTGTCGGCGGTGGCACGGAACGTGATCGTGCACTATCGAGCGTCGGGACACGAACTCCCCGCAGCCACCCGGAAGGACGTCAACAGTCGCTGGCTCGCGGCGATGCTGGAGACAGACCAGAAGCGTCACGGGAAGCCGCTCACGGAGTTTCGCGAGCCCACCGAGCGGGTTCAGGGTTGCTGCCGCGACCACACCCTCTTCTGCGTCGGCGTCCTGCGTCAGCACGGCATTCCGGCGCGCTCGCTGGTCGGGTTCTCCGACTACTCCGGGCAGGGCTACAGCAACGACCATGTGATCGTGGAGGCGTACGACGCCCGCTTGGAGCGATGGGTGCGGTTCGACCCGGAGATCCCCGAGCCGATGGACGGCCTGCCGACACCACACGACGTCCCGGCTGGCGCCGATGCTCCGTTCCGCACCGCGGCCGAAGTTTGGAAGGGATGTCGTACCGGATCCTTGAACCCGAACCAGTTCGGGACCGGCCCAGGGTCGGAGCTCGGCGGAATGTGGTTCATCCACAACTACGTGCTGCTGCAACTCGCGCACCGCTACGGCGACGAGTTGCTGCTGTGGGACTGGTGGGGTGCCATGAGCTTGCCCGGCGGTCCCGACGACGCCACACTGGAACTCCTCGACGACCTCGCCGACCAGTTGATCTCGGTGGGGTCCACTGGCCCACCCGCCGACTCGAACTCGCCCGACGTCCTCCTGCGGGAGCGGTATCGCGGTGACAAGCGGCTGCACCCCGGCAGGTCCGTGACGCAGTACTCCCCGTACGGCGATGCGCCGATCACAGCCAACCTCGTGGAGCCGGAGCAGGCCGGCTGA
- a CDS encoding ABC transporter substrate-binding protein has protein sequence MSEEPSSGRSLFPISRRRFVSAGAGALGLFAWASLTGCEALSTKPNQKDRGGGPAARGDKEAPMLAGRVKSGDLPPVAKRLPATPMVVRPADRVGTYGGSWRMGVTGGSGSFSQLNRFQGYEGLVRWTPDWKATPIPNVAESFEIGDGGRSYTFKLRAGMRWSDGRPFTTDDVMFWYEDVVLDKELTPVPPSWMLVENQVGKVVKLDEHTVIFQFPRPHGLFLQKLAQPGADAPVRYAKHYLSRFHKKYNDNVDDLAKKHGAPDWVHLFQSMGGIDDDSVRYAVADQPLLHPWTFTQVPGGASGRAVAERNPYYWKVDPEGRQLPYLDRLEYRFLEGDSTDTLTLIAVNGEIDMEDQFFAVPENKPVLARGREKGGYDFYKTTPVEPNVATIQLNLTHKDPAKRKVFGNKDFRIGLSHALNRQEIINIVLLRQGKPFQVAPLPGSEYYNEQLATQYLEHDLGKANHHLDRAGLTERDGSGFRLGPDGKRVTIGIDLDNGRPIFVDMAQLLQAHWKAVGVDVHVTAMDRSLWEERVRTNADFDATIHRFGGGVSEAVVLDPRYYFPFDGNSVYASAWQAWYRRLPGVEPSGPLETPPEPARRQMKLYDELTLTVAPDRRKSLMEEILQIAADEFYVLGVSVPVDGYGIVRNDFHNVPESMPNSYIYPNPAPSNPEQFYTTRSR, from the coding sequence GTGAGCGAAGAACCGAGCAGTGGTAGATCCCTCTTTCCCATCAGCCGCCGCCGCTTCGTGAGTGCAGGCGCGGGCGCACTGGGGTTGTTCGCGTGGGCCTCCCTCACCGGCTGCGAAGCCCTTTCCACCAAGCCGAACCAGAAGGACCGGGGAGGCGGCCCGGCCGCGCGCGGGGACAAGGAAGCACCCATGCTCGCCGGCCGAGTGAAGAGCGGCGACCTGCCACCTGTCGCCAAACGCCTTCCAGCCACGCCGATGGTGGTGCGACCGGCCGACAGGGTTGGCACCTACGGCGGGTCCTGGCGAATGGGGGTGACGGGCGGGTCCGGCTCCTTCTCACAACTGAACCGGTTCCAGGGCTACGAAGGCCTGGTTCGCTGGACCCCCGACTGGAAGGCCACACCGATCCCCAATGTGGCCGAGTCGTTCGAGATCGGTGACGGTGGCCGGTCGTACACCTTCAAGCTCCGCGCCGGTATGCGCTGGTCGGATGGGAGACCGTTCACCACCGACGACGTGATGTTCTGGTACGAGGACGTGGTCCTAGACAAGGAGCTGACGCCTGTTCCGCCGTCGTGGATGCTGGTCGAGAACCAGGTCGGCAAGGTGGTGAAGCTCGACGAGCACACGGTGATCTTCCAGTTCCCCCGGCCACATGGGCTCTTCCTGCAGAAGCTCGCCCAGCCAGGTGCCGATGCCCCAGTGAGGTACGCCAAGCACTACCTGAGCAGGTTCCACAAGAAGTACAACGACAACGTCGACGACCTCGCCAAGAAGCACGGCGCCCCCGACTGGGTCCACCTCTTCCAGAGCATGGGCGGGATCGACGACGACAGCGTTCGCTACGCCGTTGCCGACCAGCCGTTGCTGCACCCGTGGACCTTCACCCAGGTGCCCGGTGGCGCGTCGGGCCGGGCAGTCGCCGAACGCAACCCGTACTACTGGAAGGTCGACCCCGAGGGCCGACAACTCCCCTACCTCGACCGCCTGGAGTACCGCTTCCTCGAGGGAGACAGCACCGACACCTTGACCCTGATTGCGGTCAATGGCGAGATCGACATGGAGGACCAGTTCTTCGCAGTCCCGGAGAACAAGCCGGTGCTTGCCAGAGGACGGGAGAAGGGCGGCTACGACTTCTACAAGACGACCCCCGTCGAGCCGAACGTCGCCACGATTCAACTCAACCTCACCCACAAGGACCCGGCGAAGCGGAAGGTCTTCGGCAACAAGGACTTCCGCATCGGGCTGTCGCACGCCCTGAACCGCCAGGAGATCATCAACATCGTGCTGCTCCGGCAGGGAAAGCCGTTTCAGGTCGCCCCGCTTCCCGGTTCGGAGTACTACAACGAACAACTGGCGACGCAGTACCTCGAGCACGACCTCGGAAAGGCCAACCATCACCTCGACCGTGCTGGCCTGACCGAACGCGACGGAAGCGGCTTCCGCCTGGGCCCCGACGGCAAGCGTGTCACCATCGGGATCGACCTGGACAACGGGCGCCCGATCTTCGTCGACATGGCCCAGCTTCTACAGGCGCACTGGAAGGCGGTCGGTGTCGACGTGCACGTCACCGCCATGGACCGGTCCCTGTGGGAGGAGCGCGTACGGACGAACGCTGACTTCGACGCCACTATCCACCGGTTCGGCGGGGGTGTCAGCGAGGCCGTGGTGCTCGATCCGCGCTACTACTTTCCGTTCGACGGAAACTCCGTGTACGCCTCGGCCTGGCAGGCGTGGTACCGCCGGCTACCCGGAGTCGAACCGAGCGGACCGCTGGAGACACCGCCGGAGCCGGCGAGGCGGCAGATGAAGCTGTACGACGAGTTGACGCTCACGGTCGCACCCGATCGCCGCAAGAGCCTCATGGAGGAGATCCTGCAGATCGCCGCGGACGAGTTCTACGTCCTGGGCGTGAGCGTACCCGTCGACGGCTACGGCATCGTCCGAAACGACTTCCACAACGTCCCGGAGTCGATGCCGAACTCCTACATCTATCCCAACCCCGCGCCGTCCAATCCCGAGCAGTTCTACACAACCAGGTCACGCTGA
- a CDS encoding GntR family transcriptional regulator translates to MIDAVCDAIRERILGGQLDPEEVLYEQATADLYGVSRPTAKAAIDRLVSSGLLRRSANKSARVPRLTEEDVHDLYVSRLMLESQAVAHLAEQRLDPVAAKKALAEFDQAVKEGSVQGIVRSDIAFHYAFVERLGSPRVLRMYDSIIGEAHLCMVVKQTHHLLGPRVIAREHREIYGAVVAGDAATAQAKLAKHLNRSENVIRSHFRETDTSR, encoded by the coding sequence ATGATCGACGCCGTGTGCGACGCGATACGCGAACGCATCCTCGGCGGACAGCTCGATCCGGAGGAAGTGCTCTACGAACAAGCGACCGCGGACCTTTACGGCGTCTCCCGGCCGACCGCCAAGGCAGCCATCGACAGGTTGGTGAGCAGCGGTCTTCTTCGGCGTTCGGCCAACAAGTCGGCTCGGGTGCCTCGTCTCACCGAGGAGGACGTTCACGACCTGTACGTCAGCCGCCTGATGTTGGAGAGCCAGGCGGTCGCACACCTCGCGGAGCAACGCCTGGATCCGGTCGCGGCGAAGAAGGCGCTGGCCGAGTTCGACCAGGCGGTGAAAGAGGGATCCGTTCAGGGGATCGTGCGTTCGGACATCGCGTTCCACTACGCGTTCGTGGAGCGACTCGGCAGCCCGCGAGTGCTCAGGATGTACGACTCGATCATCGGTGAGGCACACCTGTGCATGGTGGTGAAACAGACCCACCATCTGCTCGGCCCCAGGGTCATCGCAAGGGAACACCGAGAGATCTACGGCGCGGTGGTCGCTGGCGACGCGGCGACGGCGCAGGCGAAGCTGGCGAAGCACCTGAACCGTTCGGAGAACGTGATCCGCTCCCACTTCCGGGAGACCGACACATCGAGGTGA
- a CDS encoding beta-galactosidase, translated as MLSSAALPAFPYGAVYFRKTNPPCADWDRDYQTAADDGHNAFRHWFLWSAVEVTPGEFDWSDYDRQLDLAAENGIRTIVAEMMTSAPEWAFRSLAHARYVRRDGTPVRSGMSPSCAVGGFPGLCLDNADARERAGAFLTALVTRYRNHPGLGGYDIWNECGYAEDVCYCPATAAAFRSWLRERYGDLRTLGQAWGRYSYAEWDDIEPPRTVEPYADVLDWLEFRQDNAYRLMRWRADLIRALDPDHPVTAHGVAGSLTHAAPRGTDDWRAAAEVESYGLTWGSSRHGDEPWKQMHAMDLVRSASRGKPFWHAEAYAGPLWMQPQVVGKPRDEGRIASVEDVRYWNLASFACGASGLFYLRWRPLLDGPLFGAFGAYGMDGSRTPRSDMVSRLARWATAPEQEGLWRSRPVPAEVGIVYCPETQIFTYAQQRSTDFYARAVQGAYQGFLANNIQASFVHVDDVVSAAADAEGGETRIPSVLYLPYPVMLNRATTECLAAWVEAGGTLVTEGCPGYFADLGRVGTSQPGNGLDKLFGARETYVEFTPDLLDDLTFSIDGSTAHGGIFLQAYEPTTGTPVGWYADGRVAAVDHQIGAGRTRLVGTFPGAGFGRHHDQGTRSYFARLLEWAGVRQLVRVSESRVIARVHDGEGGRYLWLLNPGHEPVRVTATLAAHVPGSSGLSVRWGDPARVGLVDGRSVDATIGARDAVLCEV; from the coding sequence GTGTTGTCATCTGCTGCTCTTCCGGCATTTCCCTATGGTGCTGTCTACTTTCGGAAGACCAACCCGCCCTGCGCCGACTGGGACCGCGACTACCAGACCGCGGCCGACGACGGACACAACGCGTTCCGGCACTGGTTCCTGTGGTCGGCTGTCGAGGTGACGCCGGGGGAGTTCGACTGGTCCGACTACGATCGGCAGCTCGATCTCGCGGCCGAGAACGGCATCCGGACGATCGTCGCCGAGATGATGACCTCGGCGCCGGAGTGGGCCTTCCGGTCGCTCGCGCACGCTCGGTACGTACGCCGCGACGGCACCCCCGTTCGTTCCGGGATGAGTCCGAGCTGCGCGGTCGGCGGGTTTCCGGGACTGTGTCTCGACAACGCCGACGCACGCGAACGCGCCGGTGCGTTCCTCACGGCCCTGGTGACGCGCTACCGCAACCATCCCGGCCTCGGTGGCTACGACATCTGGAACGAGTGCGGATACGCCGAGGACGTCTGCTACTGCCCGGCGACGGCGGCGGCGTTCCGTTCCTGGCTACGGGAACGATACGGTGACCTGCGGACGCTCGGCCAGGCGTGGGGGCGCTACAGCTACGCCGAGTGGGACGACATCGAGCCACCGCGGACGGTCGAGCCGTACGCCGACGTCCTGGACTGGCTCGAGTTCCGTCAGGACAACGCCTACCGCCTCATGCGGTGGCGCGCCGATCTGATCCGCGCGCTCGATCCCGACCATCCCGTCACCGCGCACGGTGTGGCCGGGAGTCTCACCCATGCCGCCCCGCGGGGGACCGACGACTGGCGGGCCGCCGCAGAGGTGGAGTCGTACGGACTGACGTGGGGGTCGAGCCGGCACGGCGACGAACCGTGGAAGCAGATGCACGCCATGGATCTCGTGCGCTCGGCGAGCCGCGGAAAACCGTTCTGGCATGCGGAGGCCTACGCCGGGCCGCTGTGGATGCAGCCGCAGGTGGTGGGAAAGCCGCGCGACGAGGGCCGGATCGCGTCGGTTGAGGACGTCCGCTACTGGAACCTCGCCAGCTTCGCCTGCGGCGCCTCCGGGCTCTTCTACCTGCGCTGGCGGCCGCTGCTCGACGGCCCGTTGTTCGGTGCGTTCGGGGCGTACGGCATGGACGGCTCGCGCACGCCGCGCTCGGACATGGTGTCCCGACTGGCTCGTTGGGCCACTGCGCCCGAGCAGGAAGGGCTGTGGCGATCCCGGCCGGTGCCCGCCGAGGTCGGCATCGTCTACTGTCCGGAGACGCAGATCTTCACCTACGCCCAGCAGCGCAGCACCGACTTCTATGCTCGTGCCGTTCAAGGCGCGTACCAGGGCTTCCTCGCCAACAACATTCAGGCGTCCTTCGTCCACGTCGACGATGTCGTTTCTGCTGCGGCTGACGCCGAGGGCGGTGAGACGCGAATCCCGAGCGTGCTCTACCTGCCGTACCCGGTCATGCTCAACCGCGCGACGACCGAATGCCTCGCAGCCTGGGTGGAGGCAGGTGGCACTCTCGTGACCGAAGGTTGCCCGGGCTATTTCGCGGACCTCGGACGGGTCGGGACTTCGCAGCCGGGCAATGGGCTGGACAAGCTGTTCGGCGCTCGGGAGACCTACGTCGAGTTCACCCCGGACCTGCTCGACGATCTGACTTTCTCGATCGACGGTTCGACGGCGCACGGCGGAATCTTCCTGCAGGCGTACGAACCCACCACTGGCACGCCCGTCGGATGGTACGCCGACGGTCGCGTCGCTGCCGTGGACCACCAGATCGGCGCCGGGCGTACGCGCCTGGTCGGCACGTTCCCCGGTGCGGGTTTCGGACGCCATCACGACCAGGGAACGCGGAGCTACTTCGCCCGCCTGCTGGAATGGGCCGGCGTTCGCCAGCTCGTGCGCGTCAGCGAGTCGCGGGTGATCGCGCGGGTGCACGACGGCGAAGGTGGCCGGTACCTCTGGTTGCTCAATCCCGGCCACGAACCGGTCCGGGTGACCGCTACCCTCGCAGCGCACGTACCCGGGTCAAGCGGGCTCAGCGTGCGGTGGGGCGACCCTGCCCGGGTTGGTCTCGTGGACGGGCGATCGGTCGATGCCACGATCGGGGCCCGCGACGCCGTACTCTGCGAGGTGTGA